In the genome of Hyphomicrobium sp. ghe19, the window CAGGGAGTCTGAGGCGCTATCCACAGTATCAGCCATCCCCTCTGGGTACGACCTTCAGCTTCAGTTCCACCTCCACATCGGGATCGACGATCCGAAGCAGACGAACCAATCGCTCAAGCGAGAATCGATCGAATTTTCCATGACGAATGCGAGAAATTTCCGTCTGGCAAATCCCCGTTGCTGCCTCGAGCGCAACGGCCGTTCCCCACTTGGTCTTGACCGATTCCACAATTTGCGCTGCGACCACCTTTCTCGCGTCATCGAGGCGCGAGTTCCACTTTTCATCGATGTTTGCCTCGAACAATGTTCGTTCCTTAGGTTCGAATGCGGATCGTCGTGCGTTAAAGCGAGCCGCTGAAATTTGTGCCTTGTTCATCATCAGTCATCGGCCTGCGATAGGATGTGTTTGGCGACCCGACGCTGAGGCGCCGCAGGCACCTCAGCGTCCAGCCTCCGCTTATCCCTTCCCGTATTGAGAGTTCGAGCCGCAGCCTTTTGCGCCGGTCGTACAGTCTTTCCGAGTATCGGCGTCGGATCCGGAACGGTGAGGTGTGTCGGTGTTCGGCGGCCAATTCTGTGGAAGGCGATCCGCCTTGTGGCAGTACGTTCGCGTAAATATATTGTGACAATGCCGATACGGGTGCGCGTCGGCGACAACAAGCTCGCCATACGAACGTGTCGTGTCGCTCGTTACTGCACTCTCCGCGGCGAACGAAAAGGCACTGCCGATTGAGATAAAGACTGCTGCGACGGCTCCTATCAGGAGTGCGGCGGGCGGGATTGGCTTCGTCGTATACATCTGACGATGTCCTCGATTTGAGATGGTTCACTCAATCGGCGTGAAGCGCGTGAGGCGCACAATTCAATCGCCGAGCGAAATTCGGTGAGCGGCGGGTTTCAGGCGCAGAATCGCGAAGCTTCGTGCGAGACGAGCCTTTTGCTGCTCCTCGTGCTGACGTCTAATTCAGCAACACCACAGTCCTGAGGGTATCCAGGCGTGGATCGGGCTTCCTCAGATGGACAACCACGAGGCGCGATGTGAGGTGTGCCAGCCACTGCGTGCTGGCTCTGAGATCGATATGGAAATCTCGTCCGAGAACTGGCTCTACGCTTGGCCGGGGTACGCAGCGCGGTTTCGATTTGGCGACCAGCGGAAGCAGCAGCTTATCTTCACAGTCCGAACCGCTGACATGAGGCGTGTGCCGAACGTCTTCCGGCGCGATACTGTGTTTCGCATCCGGTCCGGCATGGGTGAGTACTTTCGCGTGCGCAATTTCGATGGCTCGATGGCCGTTCTGTCCCGCGCAATAACGAAGCGGCGCCGCGATGACCACGGCCGGCAAAATCAGAGCCAGCAGGAAGGCCGAAATGTATCGGGTCAGCACTCCCCCCGCCCTTGCCCGTGATGAATTATGCCTTTTGCATCTCATGTGGATGCCGCTCCCGAAGAAGCCGCGAACGTTTGCGCCCGGTTGTCGCGTTCATCCTTCGCTGTCGATGTATTTCCAAACCTGGCGCAAAGCGCCGGTAGAATGAGCAACGTAAGGATGGTCGCGCTCGCGAGGCCGCCGATAACCACGGTTGCGAGCGGCTTTTGAACTTCCGCACCGGTGCCCGTGGAAAGCGCCATGGGCACAAAACCGAGGGAAGCAACGAGCGCCGTCATGACAACAGGCCGGAGCCGTGTCACCGCGCCGTCGAAAATCGCCTTGCGGCGTTCAACCCCCTGCTCGACGAGCTGATTTATGCTCGTCATCATCACGAGCCCGTTGAGGACCGCGACACCGGAAAGTGCGATAAAGCCAACAGCCGCCGACACCGAGAACGGCATGTCGCGCAACCACAAGGCTATGATGCCGCCAGTCAGGGCAAGCGGCACGGCGGAAAACACCAACAGCGCATCTCGCGCAGATCCGAGCGCCGAATACAACAGCAAGAAGATCAAGAAGAAGCACGCCGGCACGACGAGCATCATTCGCTTCTGTGCGGCGGCCAGGTTCTCGAACTGACCTCCCCAGGAAATATAGTGCCCCGGCGGAAGTTTGATTTCGTTCGCAACCTTCCCTTGTGCGTCCGCTACGACTGAAGCGATGTCGCGACCGCGAATGTTGGCCGTCACGACGACGCGCCTTTTTCCGTTCTCGCGGCTGATCTGGTTGGGACCTTCCGTGAAGGCGAAGCTCGCCACCTGTTCGAGAAGTACGGAGGATGTCTTGCCAGAGCTGTCGGGCGGCAGCGACACCGGCAAATGCTTCAGCTTCTCCAAATCCTCGCGCATGCCGTCGGGCAAGCGGACGATTATCGGATACCGGCGGTCACCTTCGAAGACGACACCGGCTTCGCGACCGCCGATTGCAGCGCCAATCACGTCTTGCACAGCCATGACACTCAGGCCGAGCCGCGCGATTTCTTCCTGATTGATCTCGATTGCGAGGAACGGCAGGCCCGACACCTGCTCTACGCTGATATCCGTCGCGCCCTCGGTGTTTCGCAAGATGGACGCCACCTGATTGGCGGTTCGGAGCATCGGCTCGAACTCTTCGCCGAAGACCTTTACGGCCAGGTCGCCTCGCGCGCCGGCCAAAAGCTCGTTAAACCGCATCTGGATGGGTTGCGAGAATACGAGATTGTTTCCGGGCTGCTTTTCGATCGCCGCAAGGATCTTTGCAACGAGCGCATCTTTGCCGAGCGCCGGATCCGGCCACTCCTTCGCCGGTTTCAGGATGATGAAGGTGTCGGAAACGTTCGGCGGCATGGGATCGGACGCGACTTCCGCCGTGCCCGTCTTCGAATAAACGAATGCGACCTCGTCGACCTTGCTGACGACCTTCTCCAGCTCGAGTTGCATCTGTTGAGACTGCGAAAGCGATGTACTCGGGATGCGGATCGCGTGCATCGCCAAGTTCCGTTCGTCGAGGGTCGGGATGAATTCCTGTCCCAGCTTCGCAAACAGCGAACCGGCAAATACCAGAAGTCCCAATGCACCTACGACAAAGAAGAGAGGTTTCGCCATAGCTCTGCGCAGCAATGGCTCGTAAATACGTTTGAGGATACGAACGAAAATGTTTTCCTTTTCCTCGACGCGTTTCGATAGCGCAATGGCGATTGCTGCCGGAACGAAGGTCATCGAAAGTGCAAACGCTGCGACGAGCGCGATGATGACCGTCAGAGCCATCGGCTCGAACATCTTGCCTTCGATGCCGGTGAACGTGAGTAACGGCACATAGACGAGGATTATGATCGCCTGCCCGTAAACGGATGGCTTGATCATTTCCTCGGCGGAGCGAATGACCGCTTGCAGGCGCTCTTCGAGCGCGAGTTTGCGGCCGAGATCGCGCTGATGCTCGGCTATTCTGCGCAGCGTATTCTCGGCAATAATGACCGCCCCATCGACGATCAGACCGAAATCGAGCGCTCCGAGGCTCATCAGATTGGCGCTGATCTTAGTTTGCACCATCCCCGTTATTGTCAGGAGCATCGCCAGCGGGATGACCAAGGCGGTGATCAGGGCGGCGCGGAAATTGCCGAGCATCAAGAAAAGGACGACGATGACGAGGAGCGCGCCTTCGGCGAGATTCTTACTCACCGTCGCGACCGTGGCGTCGACCAACAGCGTCCGGTTGAGAACGGTTTGTACCTCGACGCCAGGAGGAAGGCTTTGACGAATGTCTTGCATCCTGGCGTCTACGGCGGCTGCGACCGTGCGGCTGTTCCCGCCGATCAGCATGAGCGCGGTTCCCACGACCACTTCCTGGCCGTTTTCGCTGGCGCTGCCGGTCCTGATCTCGCGACCGATTCCGGCGGTTGCCACGTCCTTTATGCGAATTGCGACGCCACCACGGGTCGCGATGACCACGTTGGCTATCTGCTCGGGCGTCGTCAGGCGTCCCGTGCTGAGAACCGCGAAACCTTCACCGTTTCTCTCGACATAGCCAGCGCCTCGATTGACATTGTTTTGTTCGAGCGCCTGCGCGATATCAGCGAATGAAAGGTTCAGGGCGGTAAGGCGTGCGGGATCGGGCTCTACGACGTACTGCTTCTCATAGCCCCCAATGACATCGATGCCTGCAATGCCCGGCACCGTGATCATCTGCGGGCGAATGATCCAATCCTGCACTGTCCTCAAATAAGCGGCACGCTCAACGTCGGTCGTAAGCCGCTGGCCCTCGGGGGTCAGATAGCTGCCGTCGCTTTGCGGACCCGGCCTGCCATCGTCGACACGCGCGGACCCCGCCGGGGCGTATCGCACGGTCCACATGTAGATCTCGCCAAGTCCCGTCGAGATGGGTCCGAGCTTGGGTGTTATGCCGTCAGGAAAATTCTTTTCCGCTTCTCTCAGGCGTTCCCCAACCTGCTGCCGCGCGAAATAGATATCCGTTCTCTCCGAAAATACGGCAGTGACCTGCGAGAACCCGTTTCGCGACAGCGACCGCGTGTATTCCAGTCCGGAAATGCCAGCGAGCGCGGTCTCGATGGAGAAGGCTATCTGCTTCTCGATATCGACCGGTGAGAGCGACGGCGCGATCGTATTGATTTGAACCTGGTTGTTTGTGATATCGGGAACGGCGTCGATAGGCAGCTTATCAAGCGAATAGATGCCGTAAGTCGCAGCCGCGAGCGTCAGCATCACGACCAGCCAACGCTGATGAACCGAAAAGGAGAGCAGTCGAGCGATCATTTCATGATCCTATTCAATGGTCGTGCGCTGCTTCGGACTTCCCGAGCTCGGCCTTGAGCAAGAAAGTGTTCGCCACAGCGATGAGTTCGCCGGCTTTCAAACCGGACAGCACCTCAACCGCCTTTCCGTCGTCGTCGCCGATCGTAATTTCGCGGGCTTCGAACCCTTCGGGCGTTCGAACGAACACGCGCGTGCGGCCTTCGATCGTCTGTAGTGCCGCTTTTGGGATCACCAGCTCGGCTTTCGTTTCGGAGACGGCGATATCGGCGGTTACGAACGAGCCGGGACGCCAAGCGCCGTCGCGATTGTCGACCGACGCGATGACGCGTGCCGAACGCGTATCCTGATTGAGCACGGGACTCGTGAAGACGATGGTGCCATCCGACTTGCCCGTACCCTCGATGGCGAGCTGCTGACCCTCTCTGATCGAAGGCAGATCCTGAGGCGATACCGTCAATTCCACCCAGACCTTCGAGAGGTCAGCGAGGGCATAGAGTTCGTGAGCCTGGCCTTCCGCACCCATCGGCGTGCCGATATCGACGAGCTGCTCGACGATGCGGCCGCTAATGGGGGCTTTGATCTCGTAGCGCTCGAGACCGGCTGTCTCCTGGCCGGCGTCGGCCAGCTTCGCGATCGACTCGTCGCCGACGCCCAGCGCGGAAAGTTTTTGCTTCGCGACGTCGCGGCGGACCTGTGTTTCTCGAAAGGTCGCATCGGCGCGAAGAACGCGCTGTTCAGACGAAACCTGCTTCTCCCAAAGCGTTTTTTCGCGTTGGTAGAGTGTCTCCTGCAGTCTGAAATTTACGATCGCCGCGATGTATTCGCTTTTCGCATCGGCGACCTCGCGGCTGTCGAGGATCGCAATGACCTCGCCTGCTTGCACGAAATCACCAAGGCCTTTTCTGAGTTCGGCAACCGTGCCGACGACCTTGGACGGCACGCGGCCCACACGGTTGCGGTCGGGAATGATGGTTCCCGGAACGCGCAGGCGCGCGCGAAGAACGCCGGATTCGGCCGGTTGAACAGAAATCTTGGATTGCGCGATTTGTTCGGCGGCGATTGCGAGCTTTTCACTTCCTTTCTCATGGCCGCTCTCGTGTCCGCTCCCATGGTCGTTCTCTGGGCCGCCCACTGGCTCACCACCATGCTCGTGCGCTGACGAGTGGTCATGCCCGTGGTCATCCTCTTTCGCCGCATGCGCGGATTGAGCTTGTGTTTCCAATCCGATGACATTCTTCAAACCGAGCTGAGAACCGCCCTTATGAGAAAAGAACACACCGACGACGAACATGCCGACGAGAATACCGCCGGCGACGAGACCAAGTCGCTTCATACGTGACAATCCATGCCGAACGCCGCGCTGATTTCAGAGCGCACGCCCAAGCTTCAATTTTTTCAGAGGATGGAGGATCTGCCCGCGCGATCACGCAGGCCGAAGCGCTTACGCGCTGATGCCAAACCGGGGCGGCTTTTGAAGGGGATCCGGCTCGCAGGACGCCCCAAGCGTATCGAAGTAAGCCGCATAGCTGACGCGCGTGCCGGCAAAATAAGCCGGCTTATGGCAAGACCGCGTCGGCAATGCTTGGAGGAGACACGGGCAACTACAAGGGTGATCCTCTATCCCACCAAGTGGTGAGGTGTTGGTGTCGGAGCTATTCTGTGCCCGGACATCAACGGACTTTACCGCGTTCTCTGCGATGTGGGATTTCTGACCGTCGCAGTGAGTTGTCGCGTGCGACGCCGAAATCGGAACGCCAGCAAACAAGATCAACGCGGCCAAAAGCGCTTTCACGAACTGACCCACGCGGGACCGCACGCCGACACGCGGACGGGCATGGCGCACGCCGCGTGAGAGCCGATGGATGTCCTGTGTCGAACCGTTCATTGCCCCGAAACTGGTTTCTGATGGTGGCGAAGTCAAGTCGAACGCAAAAGAGCAATAGCAGAAAGCAGGCTCGCGCTTCATTTGACGCGGGTCCTGTTTACTTCAGGCCACTATTGGCTCGGCGACATTGACGACTGACGTCAACTACATGACGTCGGTTGCCAATTTTATTGACGGTGACGGACAACCATCGCTACCGGCCCGCATTGGAGACTAACGAAGGCCTAATCGCTCCGCTTGCCAGCGGTACGCGCGAGTTCGCTCTCGAGCTCTTCGACGCGCTGACGGAGCTGCTGCACCACAGCCGCTGCCTCCTCTATCGGTATGAGCTGAGGGATGTGCTGCGGGCAGTTGCGGTCCCAAGCCTCAATCGTGAACAGAATTACCCTTTCAGCAATCGCATTCCCCTCAGCTGGGCGCAGTTGGGCCAGCAAGGCATCATCATTTTCAATGATCCGCGCACTTCCCCAGATCTTCACCCTCCGACGGCGTGCGTAGTCCATGACGAAGATGAAAGCGCGTGGATTCTCCGCAAGGTTCCCGGCTGTAATATATTGGCGGTTGCCGGAGAAGTCCGCGAACCCCAGCGTTCGGTCATCGATGACTTTCAAAAATCCTGGCGGTCCGCCGCGATGCTGGATGTAGGGCTGGCCGGCTGCGCTTGCGGTCCCGAGGTAGAATGAGCGCGCGGTTGCGAGAAACGCAGCGAGATCAGGCGTGACTTTGCTTGGCCAGCCGCGGCCTCTCTCCACCGCCTCGTATTGTTCGCGCGAGCCTCGCTTCAGCTGCTCGGCCTTCACTGCCGGAGTAAACGCAATATCGGACGCGTGGCTGTTCATCCTCACACCCATTCAAATTCGCGCAGAAATTAGATGGCAGGCATTCCTATAAAACCAGGCAGTGCCTTTATGCGGTCGATCCAACCGCGGATCGCGGGGAAGTCGCCGAGCGGCAAGCCTCCCTCGTGGCCCAAGGCGACGTAAGGCATGCAGGCGATATCGGCGACAGTTGGCCGACTGAGTGCCAACCACTGCTCGTTCGACAAGTGCGCTTCCAACAGGGCCAGGACTCGATACGCCTTCTTGCGAGCGAGGCCGACGTCCAGATCGTAGCCGAATTTATCGTGAAGGCGCGCGTCGTTCGGGCCGCGCGCGATTTCGTTCTCGGCGGTCATCAGCCACTGACAAACGCGTGCAAGTCCAGCGGGATCGATCGGCAGCCAGCTCTCTCCGCCCCACTTGCGTGCGAGGTAGACGAGAATGGCCTGGCTGTCGCGCAACACCACGTCTCCATCCTGGAAGATCGGAATCTCGCCGAACGGATTAAGCGAGAGCAATGGTGGTTTCTTGTGCTCGCCGGCAAGGAAATCAACCGGCACAATCTGCAGCGGAACGCCGAGCAGGCTGGCGAGCAGGCGCACTTTGTAGCAGTTGCCCGAAAGCTCGAGGTCATAAAGCTTCGTCGTCATCGCGCAAAATCCTCCCGCCGGAAATTACTGAGCCAGCCAGCACAGATTCCCGCATCCGGGCTATTTCTGCTAGTGGGTAAGTTCAGTAAGGATGTTTCCATTTTTCGGAAGACTATCATGGATCGACTACGTGCCATGGCCGCGTTCGTCGCGGTGACGGAAGCCGGCAGTCTGTCGGCTGCGGCGCGATCGCTCGGCGAACCGCTCACAAACCTCAGCCGAATGATCTCTCAGCTCGAAGCGCACCTCGGGTGCACTTTGCTTCACCGGTCGACGCGGCAGATGGTGCTGACGCCAGCCGGCAGCGAATACCTGGATACCTGCCGCGCTATTCTCGACACGGTCGCAATGGCGGAGAGACGCATCGCCGGCCAGGCGGATGAGCTATCGGGCGATCTCGCCTTGACGGCGCCCGTACTCTTCGGACGCATGTATGTGGTGCCGCTGCTCGCGCAGTTCTTGGCTGAGTATCCGCGCATCAATGCACGCCTGTTGCTGGTCGATCGCGTGGTCAACCTTCTCGATGAGGGAATTGATATTGCGCTTCGCATCGGCGAGTTGCCGGACTCCGCCCTTCTTGCGACCCGCGTGGGTTCGTTGCGCCTCGTGACCTGCGCGGCCCCGGCCTATTTGGAGCGTTGCGGCATGCCCTCGGCACCCCCGGCTCTCACCCAGCACGATTGCGTAACGTTCGCCAATCTTCCTGGCGGTACGCGCTGGATTTTCAGGAGCCGCCGCAATGGCCGCAAAGCCGTGCGTGTGCGTTCCCGCTTGTCCGTCAATACTGCCGACGCAGCCGTTGCAGCGGCGACCGCGGGTATCGGCATTACGCGCGTTCTCTCCTATCAGGCAGAGGACGCATTGCACGAGAAGCGTTTGCTGCCGATCCTGGACCGTTTCGAGGACACCGAAATCCCAGTGCAGCTCGTTTATAGCCCGACGTCCTCAAGCAACGCTCGCGTGCGGTCATTCGTGACGTTTGCAGCCGGGAAGCTGCGGCTATTGCCGCACGCCTCATTGCGTAAGACGCAAGGACGTCTGGTCCGCTAGCGGCTGCGCGGGCGCAGCATCAAGAAGCGCCCGCTTCGTCCATCACACTTCACCTCACACCTACTCGCCCGCGTGACTTATCGATTGGGCTTTCTTCATTTGATCCATGATCTGACTGAGATTGTAGGATTCTGGAGCCTGCAATGGCGGGTACTTGATGTAGCTCTGTAGATGTTCCGCCCAAAGCTGCTGACCGATGGGCAGCATGTTCCAGTCATATTGGAAGGCGGTAACGGGTCCAGCCAGCGCACCGCCCAGGCTCATGGCCGTTTTCTGGTCGACGCCGACTGCCTGCTCGAACGGATCGCGTTTGATGTTCTGGACCAAGGTAAAGTGGAATGGGATTAACGGCATGATCCAACCCGCCGGGCCTGGCTGAGACATCGTGTAATACATCTTCCAATTCTTGTAGCGCACCGCCGACGGCGTCGCGCCGGAGAAGTAGAAGAAGTAGTCACGTGCCGACTTATCCGAGGAACCTTCGAGATAGGCGCGCTGATCGAAACCATCGAGCGTCGTCTTGACGATGCCCGGATATGCACCCGCTTCGATCTTCGTCTTTAGCTCATCGCCCTTTGGACCGCCGGCGATGTCAACGAATGTCGGCACCCAATCGAGAGCCGCGAAAAGCTGGTTCTTGATCGTCCCGGGCTTGATATGGCCCGGCCAGCGGACGACCATCGGCGCGCGGTAGCCGCCTTCCCACGCCTCACCTTTCTGCCCCTTGAACGGGGTGACGCCGCCGTCCGGGAAGCTGATCGCCTCAGCACCGTTGTCGGTCGTGAAGACGACGATGGTGTTGTCCAGCTGGCCCATGTCCTCCAGCTTCTTCAAAACGACACCGATGTTGTCGTCCATCTGCTTCATGCCGGCTTCGTTGACGCCCCAATCCTTGCCACCGGGCTCTCCAACCATGGCCATGTACTTGTCCGACAGCACCGTCGTGACGTGCATGCGTGCCGGGTTGTACCAAACGAAGAATGGCTTGTTGGTCTTCTTCGGGTCGTTGCGATCGAGGAAATCGACGACCTTGGCGGAGATCTCTTCGTCCACCGTCTTTGAACGTTCCAGCGTAAGCGGACCCTCGTCCTTGCACGTCTGGTTAGCTTCCGTGCCATCGGATGAGTGGCACCAAATGACAGGGCGCGGCGGCATCAAGCAAAGCGTGGTTTTCTGATCTACCGCACCCGGAACCTCTGGGAGACCCGGAACCGGCGTGTTCTTGCACGGCGGCGCGACTGCCTGGATCGTGGCTGTCTTGTTGATGTCGGGGAAACTCACGCCTTGCATGGCATCAAGGTGATAGAGATAGCCCCAATATTCCTGGAAGCCATGCGCGGTCGGTAGCGACGCGGTGTGATCACCGAGATGGTTCTTCCCGAACTCTCCCGTTGTATAGCCGAGATCATACAGAAACTTGGCGAGTGCAGGAGTTCCGGGCCGCAAATAAGATGGGCTGCCGGGCAGCTGCGGCGGGATCATGCCTGTTCGCAACGGGTACATGCCTGTGAAGAAGGCATTGCGGCCCGACGTGCAACTCTGCATGGCCACGTAATCCATAAACTTTGCACCCTCGTGGCCGATGCGATCAATATTGGGCGTTTCCCCGACCATCAGTCCTTCATGGTAGATGCTCGGCTGCATCCAGCCGATGTCGTCGCCCATGATGAACATGATATTAGGCTTGCTCTCCTGCGCCGATGCCCGAGAACTGATCACAGACAGCGCACACAGCAGCGCGATAAGGCCAATTCCGATCTTCCGAGAGATTTGCATGTTTGGCGCTCCTTCAACTGAGGACGCAGCGCACCTGCCCGCACACCGAAAGCCGAAGCTGCCCAAGTTCACGACCATCCGCAATCGACGAGGATGTAGATCGTAAATACGTTCTATACAGTGTGCTGACTATCGTATCAGCCGACAGCAATGATGCAGCCAAGCGTGGCAGTACCCTTATGCTCGGACGCAATATGAACCGCTCGGCGTCTTCTATACGGCGGCACAGCTCTGCAAGAGCTTCATGGGTAATCCTGGCTTGCCTCGCATTATCGCTGACTGTGAATTTCTGGCTGGAAACACCACTGTCACATGCCCAAGAAGCGCAGCAGAAAACAACCGGTCCGGTTGCGCATCCCGATTTCGTTGGATCAGACCGATGTGCGCAATGTCATTCAGCAGAGCACAAAGACTGGCTTAGCTCGCATCATGCGGTAGCTATGCAGGAGGCGACGGAGCGGACTGTGCTTGGCCGCTTCGACGGCATTAGCTTCAGCGATGGCAACGTCACGAGCAAATTTTACAAAAGTGACGGCAAGTTTTGGGTCCGGACCGATGGGCCTGACGGGGCGCTCGGCGACTTCGAGATCAGCTACACGTTTGGCGTCTGGCCACTACAGCAGTATCTCATCGAGCTTCCAGGAGGGCGGATTCAGGCGCTCGGCATTGCGTGGGATGCGCGCTCGAAGGAAGACGGCGGCCAGCGCTGGTTTCAGCTCTATCCAGATCGCAAGTTGAAGGCCGGAGATCCGCAGCATTGGACCGGCATCGATCAAAACTGGAATTATCAGTGTGCGTGGTGTCACTCGACAAATATCAAGAAGAACTACGATCAGACGACCCGGAGTTTTCGCACGACCTGGTCCGAGATCAGCGTGGGATGCGAAGCCTGCCACGGTCCTGGCTCAGACCATGTGGCATGGGCGACGGCGTCGAACGGATGGGAGCAATCCGATCAGCGCGACAAGGGCTTCGCGCGAACCTTCGATGAACGCAAAGGCGTAACGTGGCCAATGGATGCGACCGGGCAGGCTCACCGCTCGGTGCCTCGTTCGTCGGCTAATGAGATTCGTGTTTGCGCCGGCTGTCACTCGCGACGTCAACAGTTCTCGGATGATCCGGGAAGTGTTGGCCGCTTGTTTGACGCCTTCCGGCCGTCGCTGCTGGAAGACGGTCTCTATCATGTCGATGGCCAGCAGCGCGATGAAGTCTACAGTTATGGATCGTTTCTTGAGAGTCGCATGCATTCGGCGGGCGTCACCTGCTCCGACTGTCATAATCCTCACACGGGCAAGCTACGCCAAACCGGAAATTCGCTCTGCGGGCAGTGCCATGCCGCTGAACGATTTGACGTCAGTGCGCATCATCACCACGCGACGAATTCAAAGGGTGCTGAGTGTGCTGCCTGCCATATGCCGGCCACGACGTACATGGGCATCGATGGCCGCCCTGATCATTCCATCCGCATTCCTCGCCCTGATCGAACGGTGCTGCTCGGAACGCCCAATGCGTGCAACCAATGCCACACGGACAAAAGCGCCAAATGGGCCATGGATGCCGTCAAGACATGGTATCCTTCGCCGAAGCCGGGATTCCAAGATTTCGCTGAAGCCTTCGATCGCGGCGACTGGGGAGCTCCTGGCGCTCAACTCGGCTTGATCGGAATTGCAAAAGCCGGCACGGAGGCACCTATCGCACGCGCAAGTGCGATTGCCAGGCTTCAACGATTTCCCTCATCTCAGGTGCTGGACTTCGCGGCGAGCTCCTTGAAAATCGATGATCCCCAAATTCGAGCAGCGGCCGTGTCGGTGATTGCCGGCGCTCCCCCCGAGATGCGCCGGTCGCTTTTCGCGCCTTTGCTGAGGGACGAGACCCGCTTGGTTCGCATGGATGCCGCTCGGGCCATTGCCGGCGAAGCGGAACAGAATTTGTCGGCCGATGATCGCGCGTCATTCGAGAAGGCGCTCGCCGAATATATCGATGCCCAATTGTTCAATGCAGAACGTCCAGAGTCGCAAGCCAATCTCGGCACACTTTATCGCGATCGCGGCAAGCTAGGCGAGGCCCGCGCCGCGTTCGCACGGGCGATCGAAATCGATCCGACCTTCGTCCCGGCAGTCATCTCGTTGGCCGAGCTGAAGAGAGGGCAGGACGACGAAAGTGGCGCTGAAGCGGTGTTACGCAAATCGCTCGACGGAAATCCCCGTTCCGGCGGGCTGTGGCACGCCCTCGGCCTCAGTCTCATTCGACAAAAGCGCCTGCCCGAAGCGATCGCCGCCCTTGCGAAGGC includes:
- a CDS encoding XRE family transcriptional regulator, whose translation is MFEANIDEKWNSRLDDARKVVAAQIVESVKTKWGTAVALEAATGICQTEISRIRHGKFDRFSLERLVRLLRIVDPDVEVELKLKVVPRGDG
- a CDS encoding efflux RND transporter permease subunit, whose protein sequence is MIARLLSFSVHQRWLVVMLTLAAATYGIYSLDKLPIDAVPDITNNQVQINTIAPSLSPVDIEKQIAFSIETALAGISGLEYTRSLSRNGFSQVTAVFSERTDIYFARQQVGERLREAEKNFPDGITPKLGPISTGLGEIYMWTVRYAPAGSARVDDGRPGPQSDGSYLTPEGQRLTTDVERAAYLRTVQDWIIRPQMITVPGIAGIDVIGGYEKQYVVEPDPARLTALNLSFADIAQALEQNNVNRGAGYVERNGEGFAVLSTGRLTTPEQIANVVIATRGGVAIRIKDVATAGIGREIRTGSASENGQEVVVGTALMLIGGNSRTVAAAVDARMQDIRQSLPPGVEVQTVLNRTLLVDATVATVSKNLAEGALLVIVVLFLMLGNFRAALITALVIPLAMLLTITGMVQTKISANLMSLGALDFGLIVDGAVIIAENTLRRIAEHQRDLGRKLALEERLQAVIRSAEEMIKPSVYGQAIIILVYVPLLTFTGIEGKMFEPMALTVIIALVAAFALSMTFVPAAIAIALSKRVEEKENIFVRILKRIYEPLLRRAMAKPLFFVVGALGLLVFAGSLFAKLGQEFIPTLDERNLAMHAIRIPSTSLSQSQQMQLELEKVVSKVDEVAFVYSKTGTAEVASDPMPPNVSDTFIILKPAKEWPDPALGKDALVAKILAAIEKQPGNNLVFSQPIQMRFNELLAGARGDLAVKVFGEEFEPMLRTANQVASILRNTEGATDISVEQVSGLPFLAIEINQEEIARLGLSVMAVQDVIGAAIGGREAGVVFEGDRRYPIIVRLPDGMREDLEKLKHLPVSLPPDSSGKTSSVLLEQVASFAFTEGPNQISRENGKRRVVVTANIRGRDIASVVADAQGKVANEIKLPPGHYISWGGQFENLAAAQKRMMLVVPACFFLIFLLLYSALGSARDALLVFSAVPLALTGGIIALWLRDMPFSVSAAVGFIALSGVAVLNGLVMMTSINQLVEQGVERRKAIFDGAVTRLRPVVMTALVASLGFVPMALSTGTGAEVQKPLATVVIGGLASATILTLLILPALCARFGNTSTAKDERDNRAQTFAASSGAAST
- a CDS encoding efflux RND transporter periplasmic adaptor subunit codes for the protein MKRLGLVAGGILVGMFVVGVFFSHKGGSQLGLKNVIGLETQAQSAHAAKEDDHGHDHSSAHEHGGEPVGGPENDHGSGHESGHEKGSEKLAIAAEQIAQSKISVQPAESGVLRARLRVPGTIIPDRNRVGRVPSKVVGTVAELRKGLGDFVQAGEVIAILDSREVADAKSEYIAAIVNFRLQETLYQREKTLWEKQVSSEQRVLRADATFRETQVRRDVAKQKLSALGVGDESIAKLADAGQETAGLERYEIKAPISGRIVEQLVDIGTPMGAEGQAHELYALADLSKVWVELTVSPQDLPSIREGQQLAIEGTGKSDGTIVFTSPVLNQDTRSARVIASVDNRDGAWRPGSFVTADIAVSETKAELVIPKAALQTIEGRTRVFVRTPEGFEAREITIGDDDGKAVEVLSGLKAGELIAVANTFLLKAELGKSEAAHDH
- a CDS encoding pyridoxamine 5'-phosphate oxidase family protein, whose amino-acid sequence is MNSHASDIAFTPAVKAEQLKRGSREQYEAVERGRGWPSKVTPDLAAFLATARSFYLGTASAAGQPYIQHRGGPPGFLKVIDDRTLGFADFSGNRQYITAGNLAENPRAFIFVMDYARRRRVKIWGSARIIENDDALLAQLRPAEGNAIAERVILFTIEAWDRNCPQHIPQLIPIEEAAAVVQQLRQRVEELESELARTAGKRSD
- a CDS encoding glutathione S-transferase family protein — protein: MTTKLYDLELSGNCYKVRLLASLLGVPLQIVPVDFLAGEHKKPPLLSLNPFGEIPIFQDGDVVLRDSQAILVYLARKWGGESWLPIDPAGLARVCQWLMTAENEIARGPNDARLHDKFGYDLDVGLARKKAYRVLALLEAHLSNEQWLALSRPTVADIACMPYVALGHEGGLPLGDFPAIRGWIDRIKALPGFIGMPAI
- a CDS encoding LysR substrate-binding domain-containing protein, producing MDRLRAMAAFVAVTEAGSLSAAARSLGEPLTNLSRMISQLEAHLGCTLLHRSTRQMVLTPAGSEYLDTCRAILDTVAMAERRIAGQADELSGDLALTAPVLFGRMYVVPLLAQFLAEYPRINARLLLVDRVVNLLDEGIDIALRIGELPDSALLATRVGSLRLVTCAAPAYLERCGMPSAPPALTQHDCVTFANLPGGTRWIFRSRRNGRKAVRVRSRLSVNTADAAVAAATAGIGITRVLSYQAEDALHEKRLLPILDRFEDTEIPVQLVYSPTSSSNARVRSFVTFAAGKLRLLPHASLRKTQGRLVR